A genomic segment from Halobellus litoreus encodes:
- a CDS encoding GcvT family protein, with the protein MSNPELPSQAETVVIGAGAVGCSVAYHLTELGAENVVVIDQGPLPVTGGSSVHAPGIIFQTSPSKLQTKTAHYTSRLLSDAGVYDEVGGIELARSEERMDFLERRVEWAESYGLPDPQLLSPAEVTEHLPLVDEEEILGGYYSPTDGRVDGIAALQWYIANSGADFYGNTEVTDLDVAGGEIGAVETDRGTIDCERCVVATNNWGYQTGKMAGLDLPIAPVEHQYVVTEPMDELAGADSGVGSNTDGLLVPGDRDIQEYMSEAPSQPVGRDQDNSLYFRTHGDSLGMGSYNHETLSVDPDAMGKNDDRQASVRGFTREHWEQPTHPDREKSAKQAFDELLPATADVEYEMTENGIFVFTPDGMPAVGPTAQVEGLWSALAIWWTHSGGYGKIVAEWMENGVPRLPSGPVDTGGVHVRRFEPHAGEKDYFVDKGAKRYQQVYSIVEPRWQPDEHRGLRTSPFYHQQKELGAEFYQSGGWESAQWYESNADLVEQYDEEIPEQEGWRGINRSAIEGAEHLHTRDAVSMFDMTSFSSIVVEGSEAEAFLQRMCSNDVEMDVGKVRYSLLLNEGGGILADVTVVRLDDERYLVTTGGGNSPGIHGGWLKEHAPETVSVTVEEGARSTIGLWGPKSRLLLQRVTDADVSNDGFPYFTAKQIYVGEVPVIALRVSYVGELGWELWAPTEYGQRLWETLRDAGDDLDVRPMGGGALESMRLEKGYRLWGTDIDTDSNPYEAGLGFAVDLDTDFVGSEALESAKEAGIDDEITPITLDDSDDVLLSGRPVLVDGEPVGYVQAADFGYSIGKSIAYTYLPTEYTDAGTDVQVRCEGELYEATVRDEPLFDPGREKIVR; encoded by the coding sequence ATGAGCAATCCGGAACTGCCGTCGCAGGCGGAAACCGTCGTCATCGGGGCCGGGGCGGTCGGCTGTAGCGTCGCCTATCATCTCACCGAGTTGGGTGCGGAGAACGTCGTCGTGATCGATCAGGGACCGCTGCCGGTCACCGGCGGATCGTCGGTCCACGCGCCGGGGATCATATTCCAGACGTCGCCGTCGAAACTCCAGACGAAGACGGCGCACTACACGAGTCGGCTCCTCTCCGACGCCGGCGTCTACGACGAGGTCGGCGGCATCGAACTCGCCCGCAGCGAGGAGCGGATGGACTTCCTCGAGCGGCGGGTCGAGTGGGCGGAGTCCTACGGCCTCCCCGACCCGCAACTCCTCTCGCCGGCGGAAGTCACCGAACACCTGCCGCTGGTGGACGAGGAGGAGATCCTCGGCGGCTACTACTCCCCGACGGACGGTCGGGTCGACGGCATCGCCGCGCTGCAGTGGTACATCGCGAACTCCGGTGCGGACTTCTACGGCAACACCGAAGTCACCGACCTCGACGTCGCCGGCGGCGAGATCGGGGCGGTCGAGACCGACCGGGGAACGATCGACTGCGAGCGCTGCGTCGTCGCGACGAACAACTGGGGCTACCAGACCGGGAAGATGGCCGGCCTCGACCTCCCGATCGCGCCGGTCGAACACCAGTACGTCGTTACGGAACCGATGGACGAACTCGCCGGCGCCGATTCGGGCGTCGGATCGAACACCGACGGACTGCTGGTGCCCGGAGACCGCGACATCCAGGAGTACATGAGCGAGGCCCCGAGCCAGCCGGTCGGCCGCGACCAGGACAACTCCCTCTATTTCCGGACCCACGGCGACTCCCTCGGAATGGGGTCGTACAACCACGAGACGCTCTCGGTCGATCCCGACGCGATGGGGAAGAACGACGACCGACAGGCGTCTGTCCGCGGCTTCACCCGGGAACACTGGGAGCAGCCGACCCATCCGGACCGAGAGAAGTCCGCGAAGCAGGCGTTCGACGAGTTGCTGCCGGCGACCGCGGACGTCGAATACGAGATGACCGAGAACGGCATCTTCGTCTTCACGCCCGACGGGATGCCGGCCGTGGGGCCGACCGCGCAGGTCGAGGGCCTCTGGAGCGCGCTCGCCATCTGGTGGACGCACTCGGGCGGCTACGGGAAGATCGTCGCCGAGTGGATGGAGAACGGCGTGCCGCGACTTCCCTCCGGGCCGGTCGACACCGGCGGCGTGCACGTCCGACGCTTCGAGCCGCACGCGGGCGAGAAAGACTACTTCGTGGACAAGGGCGCGAAGCGCTACCAGCAGGTCTACAGCATCGTCGAGCCGCGCTGGCAGCCCGACGAGCACCGCGGCCTCCGGACGAGCCCCTTCTATCACCAGCAGAAGGAACTGGGCGCGGAGTTCTACCAGTCCGGCGGCTGGGAGTCCGCACAGTGGTACGAATCGAACGCCGACCTCGTCGAGCAGTACGACGAGGAGATCCCCGAGCAGGAGGGCTGGCGGGGAATCAACCGCTCGGCGATCGAGGGCGCCGAACACCTCCATACCCGCGACGCGGTGTCGATGTTCGACATGACCTCCTTCAGCAGCATCGTCGTCGAGGGGAGCGAGGCGGAGGCGTTCCTCCAGCGGATGTGCAGCAACGACGTCGAGATGGACGTCGGTAAGGTCCGCTACTCGCTCCTCCTGAACGAGGGCGGCGGCATCCTCGCGGACGTGACGGTCGTCCGACTCGACGACGAGCGGTACCTCGTCACCACCGGCGGCGGCAACTCGCCGGGGATCCACGGCGGGTGGCTGAAGGAGCACGCACCCGAGACCGTCTCGGTCACCGTCGAAGAAGGCGCGAGGAGCACGATCGGTCTCTGGGGGCCGAAATCCCGCCTCCTGCTCCAGCGAGTCACCGACGCCGACGTCTCCAACGACGGGTTCCCGTACTTCACGGCCAAGCAGATCTACGTCGGCGAGGTGCCCGTGATCGCGCTGCGGGTCTCCTACGTCGGCGAACTCGGCTGGGAGCTGTGGGCGCCGACCGAGTACGGCCAGCGACTCTGGGAGACGCTCCGGGACGCCGGGGACGACCTCGACGTGCGGCCGATGGGCGGCGGCGCGCTGGAGTCGATGCGTCTGGAGAAGGGCTACCGGCTGTGGGGCACCGACATCGACACCGACTCGAACCCCTACGAGGCCGGCCTCGGCTTCGCCGTCGACCTCGACACCGACTTCGTCGGCAGCGAGGCGCTCGAATCGGCGAAGGAAGCGGGTATCGACGACGAAATCACGCCGATCACGCTCGACGATTCGGACGACGTCCTCCTCAGCGGCCGGCCGGTCCTCGTCGACGGCGAACCCGTGGGCTACGTGCAGGCCGCGGACTTCGGGTACAGCATCGGGAAATCGATCGCCTACACGTACCTCCCGACGGAGTACACCGACGCCGGGACCGACGTCCAGGTCCGCTGCGAGGGCGAGCTGTACGAGGCGACCGTCCGGGACGAGCCGCTGTTCGACCCCGGCCGCGAGAAGATCGTTCGCTGA
- a CDS encoding creatininase family protein, producing the protein MHLERETWTDAEKSEAEVALLPVGSTEQHGPHAPLGTDTLDAEAVAAAAAERYADPVIVAPAIPVGIAEEHRRFSGTLWTTESTFRAYVRDVVGSLASHGWDRVVLVNGHGGNIGALNEVTARIVRHDDALAVPFTWFDEVGDHSSEMGHAGPLETSLLRHTNPETVHEDRLEEAAEGGSDRWGDWQGRVNLAVDSEEFTDNGVVGDPRESSAELGEELLDRSADALCDLLDAIRDRDPGPRA; encoded by the coding sequence ATGCATCTGGAACGCGAGACGTGGACCGACGCCGAGAAGTCGGAGGCGGAGGTTGCACTGCTGCCGGTCGGCAGCACGGAACAGCACGGCCCGCACGCACCGCTCGGTACCGACACGCTGGACGCCGAAGCCGTCGCCGCGGCAGCCGCAGAGCGGTACGCCGACCCCGTGATCGTCGCGCCCGCGATCCCGGTCGGTATCGCCGAGGAGCACCGCCGTTTTTCCGGAACGCTGTGGACGACGGAGTCGACGTTCCGCGCGTACGTCCGCGACGTCGTCGGAAGCCTCGCCTCGCACGGCTGGGACCGCGTCGTCCTCGTGAACGGCCACGGGGGCAATATCGGAGCGCTGAACGAGGTGACGGCGCGGATCGTCCGCCACGACGACGCCCTCGCCGTTCCGTTCACGTGGTTCGACGAGGTGGGCGACCACAGTTCCGAGATGGGCCACGCCGGCCCGCTGGAGACGTCGCTGCTCCGACATACGAACCCCGAGACCGTCCACGAGGACCGCCTGGAGGAGGCGGCCGAGGGCGGGAGCGACCGCTGGGGCGACTGGCAGGGACGCGTCAACCTCGCTGTCGACTCCGAGGAGTTCACCGACAACGGCGTCGTGGGCGACCCGCGGGAGTCGAGCGCCGAACTCGGCGAGGAACTGCTCGATCGGTCCGCCGACGCGCTCTGTGATCTCCTCGATGCGATTCGCGACCGCGATCCCGGACCGCGGGCGTGA
- a CDS encoding MFS transporter, translating into MSRQRSMRRWAFVAVGAAIMGGAGTYQFVWSSLSAAVGTRISASPTALGTVFTLFVITQTLVQLPAGSVRDRYGPRKLLVAAAALMTAGYVGLGVAPTLPVAYASYAIGGVGAGIAYTVAVNTPVKWFDEYRGLATGIVSMAYGGVSFVVIPLVRGSIDAAFTRTLLVLGVAVGIVSLLAAGLLRDPESVSGSAVGVDSGAEPAEAAADAGDAADSKDLAEDVSDADDADSSVSPAASDDPTDAVGWRTAARTWQFWVFYGVLVVVNGVGLMLIGQSVGFATGLGLSASAATTVASSIALADGAGLLVLAGLSDRLGEERTAGASLVLCGLTLAGAVASGTRGHASLFVAFVAAAAFFRSPVFAIFPSLVGRYYGEARSSENYAAIYTAKVPGGVFGGTVTGALIATLGWSMAFYVGAVLVVGAGLAAFALRPVGT; encoded by the coding sequence GTGAGTCGTCAGCGATCGATGCGTCGGTGGGCCTTCGTGGCGGTCGGCGCGGCCATTATGGGCGGGGCCGGAACCTACCAGTTCGTCTGGTCGTCGCTCAGCGCCGCCGTCGGAACGCGCATCTCCGCCTCCCCGACCGCGCTCGGGACCGTCTTCACGCTCTTCGTGATCACGCAGACGCTCGTCCAACTGCCGGCCGGGAGCGTCCGGGACCGGTACGGGCCGCGGAAGCTCCTCGTGGCCGCGGCCGCGCTGATGACTGCGGGGTACGTCGGTCTGGGCGTCGCTCCGACGCTGCCCGTGGCGTACGCCTCGTACGCGATCGGCGGAGTCGGCGCCGGCATCGCGTACACGGTGGCGGTCAACACGCCGGTCAAGTGGTTCGACGAGTACCGCGGCCTGGCGACCGGCATCGTCTCGATGGCCTACGGCGGGGTGAGTTTCGTGGTGATCCCGCTCGTCAGGGGATCGATCGACGCCGCCTTCACCCGGACGCTGCTCGTGCTGGGAGTCGCGGTCGGGATCGTGAGCCTGCTCGCCGCTGGACTACTCAGAGATCCGGAATCGGTGTCCGGTTCGGCAGTGGGCGTCGACAGCGGGGCGGAACCGGCCGAGGCGGCCGCGGACGCGGGTGATGCAGCCGACTCAAAGGACCTCGCGGAGGACGTATCCGACGCAGACGACGCTGACAGCTCGGTTTCGCCGGCCGCTTCCGACGACCCCACCGACGCAGTCGGGTGGCGAACCGCCGCCCGGACCTGGCAGTTCTGGGTCTTCTACGGCGTGCTCGTCGTCGTCAACGGCGTGGGGCTGATGCTGATCGGACAGTCAGTGGGTTTCGCGACCGGACTCGGCCTCTCGGCGTCGGCGGCGACGACCGTCGCGTCGAGCATCGCGCTGGCGGACGGGGCGGGGCTGCTCGTCCTCGCCGGACTGTCGGACCGACTCGGCGAGGAGCGGACCGCCGGCGCATCGCTCGTGCTGTGCGGGCTGACGCTGGCCGGCGCGGTCGCGAGCGGGACTCGCGGGCACGCGTCGCTGTTCGTCGCGTTCGTGGCCGCGGCGGCGTTCTTCCGGAGTCCGGTGTTCGCGATCTTCCCGAGCCTCGTCGGCCGCTACTACGGCGAGGCCCGCTCTTCGGAGAACTACGCGGCGATCTACACCGCGAAAGTGCCGGGCGGGGTGTTCGGCGGCACCGTGACCGGCGCGCTGATCGCGACGCTCGGCTGGTCGATGGCGTTCTACGTCGGCGCCGTGTTAGTCGTGGGAGCCGGCCTCGCCGCCTTCGCGCTGCGTCCGGTGGGCACGTAG
- the ilvA gene encoding threonine ammonia-lyase codes for MTETAHDPEDDTDELPVQYVDIERARERLDDDTVVKQTPVEKSTSLGKLVDAEVYLKMEHLQWTGSFKTRGAYNKISQDVANGVSEFVAASAGNHAQGVALAATRCGADSTIYMPEDAPQAKVDATRSYGATVELKGKDFQETMSHAQAAVEDSDAEFVHAYDDVDIIAGQGTLGSEMYHDCPDADTVIVPIGGGGLISGVSTALKHLSPETRVVGVQATGAETVHESLDKGIPVTLDEVDTIADGIATGGISEATLSIIQANVDEVVTVTDTEIAQAILFLMERAKQVVEGAGAASVAALLSDDLDVSGETVMPLLCGGNLDMTQLQTVVVHALTQRKQRIRLRVRIDDRPGKMHELSGIIADQEANIHDVRHDRSVEDLEVGEAYLVFTVETSGAEHAASIVDAIEAADYTVEDVTRATE; via the coding sequence ATGACCGAAACAGCACACGACCCCGAAGACGACACCGACGAATTGCCCGTGCAGTACGTCGACATCGAACGCGCACGAGAACGCCTCGACGACGACACTGTCGTCAAACAGACGCCGGTCGAAAAGAGCACGTCGCTCGGCAAACTCGTCGACGCGGAGGTGTACCTGAAGATGGAACACCTCCAGTGGACGGGGTCGTTCAAGACCCGCGGCGCTTACAACAAGATCAGCCAGGACGTCGCGAACGGCGTGAGCGAGTTCGTCGCCGCCAGCGCCGGCAACCACGCCCAGGGCGTCGCCCTCGCGGCCACCAGGTGCGGCGCCGACTCGACCATCTACATGCCCGAGGACGCCCCGCAGGCGAAGGTCGACGCCACCCGGAGTTACGGCGCGACGGTCGAACTGAAGGGCAAGGACTTCCAGGAGACGATGAGCCACGCCCAGGCCGCCGTCGAGGACAGCGACGCGGAGTTCGTCCACGCCTACGACGACGTCGACATCATCGCCGGGCAGGGGACGCTCGGATCGGAGATGTACCACGACTGCCCCGACGCCGACACCGTGATCGTCCCCATCGGCGGCGGCGGCCTCATCAGCGGCGTCTCGACGGCGCTGAAGCACCTCTCGCCGGAGACGCGCGTCGTCGGCGTCCAAGCCACCGGCGCGGAAACGGTCCACGAGAGCCTCGACAAGGGCATCCCGGTCACGTTAGACGAGGTCGACACCATCGCCGACGGCATCGCCACCGGCGGCATCTCCGAGGCGACGCTGTCGATCATCCAGGCCAACGTCGACGAGGTCGTCACCGTCACCGACACCGAGATCGCGCAGGCGATCCTCTTCCTGATGGAGCGCGCCAAACAGGTCGTCGAGGGCGCTGGCGCGGCGTCGGTCGCGGCACTCCTGAGCGACGACCTCGACGTGTCGGGCGAGACCGTGATGCCGCTGCTCTGCGGCGGCAATCTCGATATGACGCAGTTGCAAACGGTGGTCGTCCACGCGCTGACCCAGCGGAAACAGCGCATCCGCCTGCGGGTCCGCATCGACGACCGTCCGGGGAAGATGCACGAACTCTCCGGCATCATCGCCGACCAGGAGGCGAACATCCACGACGTCCGCCACGACCGCTCTGTCGAGGACCTCGAAGTCGGCGAGGCCTACCTCGTGTTCACCGTCGAGACCAGCGGCGCCGAACACGCCGCGTCGATCGTCGACGCCATCGAAGCCGCCGACTACACCGTCGAGGACGTCACCAGAGCGACCGAGTAG
- a CDS encoding electron transfer flavoprotein subunit alpha/FixB family protein: MVLTLVEYDDEGLDDVSLQALTLARDVAEQADEPLEAIAFGAGAADVAGEAGDHGVETLHAVEDDALDDYAPEAYGRAVVQCAEEVGTEAVIGPGTDRGAETLAHAASKLDVTMAAEVTDVEVGESYELTRQRWGGTLIEHSKLSADTNLLTVAANEVSVSTTGGDAAAVEAFAPDVRDGDLRVQLTAVEESDVEGVPLGEARVVVSGGRGTDGDFSELEALVENVPNAALGSSRAAVNEGWRPHDDQIGQTGAKIAPEIYIPAGISGAVQHMVGCKGAENILAINTDPEAAIIQKADWAVIADLHEVAPAIADELEARGHSE, translated from the coding sequence ATGGTACTCACGCTCGTCGAATACGACGATGAGGGACTCGACGACGTGTCGCTGCAGGCGCTGACGCTCGCGCGGGACGTCGCGGAACAGGCCGACGAGCCCCTGGAAGCGATCGCGTTCGGGGCCGGAGCCGCAGACGTCGCTGGCGAGGCCGGCGACCACGGCGTCGAAACGCTGCACGCCGTCGAGGACGACGCGCTCGACGATTACGCGCCGGAAGCGTACGGTCGAGCGGTCGTGCAGTGCGCCGAGGAGGTCGGCACGGAAGCCGTGATCGGGCCCGGGACGGACCGGGGAGCGGAGACGCTCGCGCACGCGGCTTCGAAGCTCGACGTGACGATGGCCGCGGAAGTCACGGACGTCGAAGTGGGTGAGTCGTACGAACTCACCCGGCAGCGCTGGGGCGGCACGCTGATCGAACACTCGAAGCTCAGCGCCGACACGAACCTGTTGACGGTGGCGGCCAACGAGGTCTCGGTTTCGACGACCGGCGGCGACGCGGCCGCGGTCGAGGCCTTCGCGCCGGACGTCCGGGACGGCGACCTCCGCGTGCAACTCACGGCGGTCGAGGAGTCCGACGTCGAGGGCGTGCCGCTGGGGGAGGCCCGGGTGGTCGTCTCCGGCGGCCGCGGGACCGACGGCGACTTCTCGGAACTCGAAGCGCTGGTCGAGAACGTGCCGAACGCGGCGCTGGGGTCCTCACGGGCGGCAGTCAACGAGGGCTGGCGGCCGCACGACGATCAGATCGGGCAGACGGGTGCGAAGATCGCGCCCGAAATCTACATCCCCGCCGGAATCAGCGGGGCGGTCCAGCATATGGTCGGGTGTAAGGGCGCGGAGAACATCCTCGCGATCAACACGGATCCGGAAGCGGCGATCATCCAGAAGGCCGACTGGGCGGTGATCGCGGACCTCCACGAGGTGGCCCCGGCGATCGCCGACGAACTCGAAGCCCGCGGCCACTCCGAGTAA
- a CDS encoding winged helix-turn-helix domain-containing protein, whose translation MAETDRPNDGVRRPEPPLPDESGLTLEEYLAMQRAISHRTRFRILRTLVANDELSAADLKAAVDVEAHNFHYHLDELVDVGLVDKRQRRTADSQGFYTYYRPTAMGRGILEHGVEELMRREREFDDTYA comes from the coding sequence ATGGCAGAAACCGACCGCCCAAACGATGGCGTCCGACGGCCGGAGCCGCCGCTCCCCGACGAGAGCGGGCTCACGCTCGAGGAGTACCTGGCGATGCAGCGGGCGATCAGCCACCGGACGCGCTTTCGAATCTTGCGAACGCTCGTCGCCAACGACGAACTGAGCGCCGCCGACCTCAAGGCCGCGGTCGACGTCGAGGCGCACAACTTCCACTACCACCTCGACGAACTGGTCGACGTCGGCCTCGTCGACAAGCGCCAGCGACGGACCGCAGACAGTCAGGGATTCTACACGTACTACCGACCGACCGCGATGGGTCGCGGAATCCTCGAACACGGGGTCGAGGAGCTGATGCGTCGCGAACGCGAGTTCGACGATACCTACGCCTGA
- a CDS encoding succinylglutamate desuccinylase/aspartoacylase family protein produces the protein MDYDPVRHAVSDRQLGHFPSGRDVSVTVHRYAGGDGPTVFVQAAQHGIELNGPAALRRLHDRLVDAEIAGTVVAVPVTNPIAFDHRSYLTPEAYDAFHSNFNRIWPGDSNGSFQERLVANLWPLVEESDAAVDLHTGMPEMLEHVRFSRADDDARALAEAFGTEVLLADDDAVGDDAVGDDAVDDEFSGKFRLAAAQAGVPAITAELSNSRTVTRSAVQSGVDGVLNVLRRLDVLDGPRASTPDQQLLRDDTPRVVAEESGLFELRSDLGVGDEVSAGEELGAVFDPASFERLETVTASAAGVLYSASRGGVVVTGERIVSIATVP, from the coding sequence ATGGACTACGACCCCGTGAGGCACGCGGTGTCCGATCGCCAACTCGGACACTTCCCCTCCGGCCGCGACGTCTCCGTCACCGTCCACCGCTACGCGGGCGGCGACGGCCCGACGGTGTTCGTCCAGGCGGCCCAGCACGGCATCGAACTCAACGGCCCGGCGGCGCTGCGCCGCCTCCACGACCGCCTCGTCGACGCCGAGATCGCGGGCACGGTCGTCGCCGTCCCCGTCACGAACCCCATCGCGTTCGATCACCGGTCCTATCTGACGCCGGAGGCCTACGACGCCTTCCACTCGAACTTCAACCGGATCTGGCCGGGCGATTCGAACGGGAGCTTCCAGGAGCGACTGGTGGCGAACCTCTGGCCGCTCGTCGAGGAGAGCGACGCCGCCGTCGACCTCCACACCGGGATGCCAGAGATGCTCGAACACGTCCGGTTCAGTCGGGCCGACGACGACGCCCGGGCGCTCGCGGAGGCGTTCGGGACGGAGGTCCTCCTGGCTGACGACGACGCGGTCGGCGACGACGCGGTCGGCGACGACGCGGTCGACGACGAGTTCTCGGGGAAGTTCCGACTCGCGGCGGCGCAGGCGGGCGTCCCGGCGATCACCGCCGAGCTCTCGAACAGCCGGACCGTCACGCGCTCGGCCGTCCAGTCGGGCGTCGACGGCGTCCTGAACGTCCTCCGTCGGCTGGACGTCCTCGACGGACCCCGCGCGTCGACGCCGGACCAGCAACTCCTCCGAGACGACACGCCGCGGGTCGTCGCCGAGGAGTCCGGACTCTTCGAACTCCGATCGGACCTCGGCGTCGGCGACGAAGTGAGCGCGGGCGAGGAACTCGGCGCGGTGTTCGACCCGGCGTCGTTCGAACGACTGGAGACCGTCACCGCGAGCGCCGCCGGCGTCCTGTACTCCGCTTCCCGCGGCGGCGTCGTCGTGACCGGCGAGCGAATCGTGAGCATCGCAACGGTGCCCTGA
- a CDS encoding electron transfer flavoprotein subunit beta/FixA family protein → MEILTAIKRVPETGAKVSLTDDKLDIDTTSLGFTFSPHEECAVEEGVQLVEDHGGNVTVLTLGEEDATEQLRSAIAMGADDGMLLDGGDDEWGPAATATAIAEAVETSDTDFDLLLFGNESADAANHQVGVRVAEELGLPCVTGIKDLDVGEGVATAKREIPGGSEVYEVDLPAVVTVKEGLNEPRYPSMRAKMQARKASVEQTEPEPREDDLELVELEVPETDDSPAEIIGESPEAAEEVVDVLEELEVV, encoded by the coding sequence ATGGAGATACTCACAGCAATCAAGCGCGTGCCGGAGACGGGCGCGAAGGTATCGCTCACTGACGACAAGCTCGACATCGACACGACGTCGCTGGGGTTCACGTTCAGCCCGCACGAGGAGTGCGCGGTCGAGGAGGGCGTCCAACTCGTCGAGGACCACGGCGGCAACGTGACCGTCCTGACCCTCGGCGAGGAGGATGCCACGGAACAGCTTCGCTCGGCCATCGCGATGGGTGCCGACGACGGTATGCTCCTCGATGGGGGCGACGACGAGTGGGGCCCCGCCGCGACCGCGACGGCCATCGCCGAGGCGGTCGAGACGAGCGACACGGACTTCGACCTGCTGCTGTTCGGTAACGAGTCCGCCGACGCGGCGAACCACCAGGTCGGCGTTCGGGTGGCCGAAGAACTCGGCCTGCCCTGCGTGACGGGCATCAAAGACCTCGACGTCGGGGAGGGCGTCGCGACGGCCAAGCGCGAGATCCCCGGCGGCTCGGAAGTCTACGAGGTCGACCTGCCGGCGGTCGTCACGGTCAAAGAGGGCCTGAACGAGCCGCGGTACCCCTCGATGCGCGCGAAGATGCAGGCGCGGAAGGCCTCCGTCGAACAGACCGAACCCGAACCGCGCGAAGACGACCTGGAACTGGTCGAACTCGAAGTGCCCGAGACCGACGACAGTCCCGCCGAGATCATCGGGGAGAGCCCCGAGGCGGCCGAGGAGGTCGTCGACGTGCTCGAAGAACTGGAGGTAGTCTGA
- a CDS encoding DUF7509 family protein: protein MRQRIVDSLPRAVGDSQALAPPRRERFLVYLMGPYRTFDVDALLPDDADVERDAPSFATWEETSGEYAEDEVLRLLQETRDCLRDRGFNAFLAIDVGISLDEMDAATQSIAFARASNAVVFVAPQVGDNLGVGVEIGSVLEDLLSTEGMRGQAADATPPERARRVMVATEPSVRSAMLGSVNARWDASVRTFTDAADCCRLCAQFCTHVQNEELYGTLDRLD from the coding sequence ATGCGGCAACGAATCGTCGACAGTCTGCCTCGGGCAGTCGGTGACTCCCAGGCCCTCGCACCGCCGCGACGCGAGCGGTTTCTGGTCTATTTGATGGGCCCGTACCGGACGTTCGACGTCGACGCACTCCTCCCCGACGACGCGGACGTCGAACGCGACGCGCCGTCGTTCGCGACCTGGGAGGAAACCAGCGGCGAGTACGCCGAGGACGAGGTGTTGCGCCTCCTCCAAGAGACGCGGGACTGTCTGCGCGACCGCGGGTTCAACGCCTTTCTCGCGATCGACGTCGGGATTTCGCTGGACGAGATGGACGCCGCGACGCAGAGCATCGCCTTCGCGCGGGCGAGCAACGCGGTCGTGTTCGTCGCCCCGCAGGTGGGCGACAATCTCGGCGTCGGGGTCGAGATCGGAAGCGTCCTCGAAGACCTGCTGTCGACCGAGGGGATGCGCGGGCAGGCCGCCGACGCGACGCCGCCGGAGCGCGCGCGCCGCGTGATGGTGGCGACGGAACCGTCGGTTCGGAGTGCGATGCTCGGATCGGTCAACGCGCGCTGGGACGCCAGCGTCCGGACGTTCACCGACGCCGCCGACTGCTGTCGGCTGTGTGCACAGTTCTGTACCCACGTCCAGAACGAGGAGCTCTACGGCACGCTCGATCGATTGGACTAA